A genomic region of Pseudorca crassidens isolate mPseCra1 chromosome 10, mPseCra1.hap1, whole genome shotgun sequence contains the following coding sequences:
- the SUSD5 gene encoding sushi domain-containing protein 5: MDVRTMSAKGPGSRTRLWAAALLLLGLPGLSVRAEGKLFVLESQNGSQGLELEAARLSCKSRGAHLVSADELRKMVRDCAFSVCTTGWLADGSLGTTMCSKGSGEQQIMRAIDVRIESNPVPGGTYNALCIKDEEKPCGDPPSFPHTILQGHTGLEMGDELLYLCAPGHVTGRRETAFTLLCNSCGEWYGLVQACGKDEGEVHIDYEDNFPDDRSVSFRELMEDSRTEAEEDRGQGEASEEAPEQDHLVSISVGKEDTAQDTAFAPTTGLPSTGSGVPTDLPGSRQNQKYMFWFPDETFHKPELEKEMDEDTKKQFPAGDNHSGTTSVPGKPETRVIYSSTDGPLGPFVGRNDGKAGDPMVSSSDEAWLDGYPVTDGAWRKTEAEEEEEKDEGNRSVGLEETVLVTPNQPALVEVKKPRSTTLTLNEDTTNRSVLPTQTLDVEALALRPMSVSETESPSKGDGDLTRDQSTVPWRYATEKPPMSTLPYELTSSILETVTTAIHKTSNLIPSTVTAATRTPVEITAPEVQDTFPYLLSEDFLGQEVPGPGASEELLPTLESCVGDKCRSLSRGPIIATIVTVLCLLLFLAGMGAVWGYRRCRHKSSVYKLNVGQRQVGHYHQQIEMEKV; this comes from the exons GGAACTAGAGGCCGCTCGGCTTTCCTGCAAGAGCAGAGGCGCTCACCTGGTGTCTGCGGACGAGCTGCGGAAGATGGTGCGGGACTGTGCCTTCTCCGTGTGCACCACAGGCTGGCTGGCGGACGGCAGCCTGGG GACAACCATGTGTAGCAAGGGGAGTGGTGAACAGCAAATCATGAGAGCTATCGATGTGCGaattgaaagcaacccagttccTGGTGGCACATACAATGCCCTGTGTATTAAGGATGAAG AGAAGCCGTGTGGAGacccaccttccttcccacacacCATCCTGCAGGGCCACACGGGCTTGGAGATGGGGGATGAGCTGCTGTACCTTTGTGCCCCCGGCCACGTGACGGGCCGGCGCGAAACAGCCTTCaccttgctgtgcaacagctgCGGGGAGTGGTATGGCCTGGTCCAGGCCTGCGGGAAAG aTGAGGGTGAGGTACATATTGACTATGAAGATAATTTTCCTGATGACAGATCTGTGTCATTCAGAGAGCTCATGGAGGATTCCCGGACAGAGGCAGAAGAGGACAGGGGTCAGGGAGAAGCCTCTGAGGAGGCTCCAGAGCAGGACCATCTGGTCTCTATTTCTGTGGGGAAAGAAGACACAGCCCAGGATACAGCTTTTGCGCCAACCACAGGTTTGCCCAGCACTGGGAGCGGTGTCCCCACAGACCTGCCAGGATCCCGACAAAACCAGAAGTACATGTTCTGGTTTCCTGATGAGACCTTCCACAAGCCTGAGTTGGAAAAGGAGATGGACGAGGACACCAAAAAGCAGTTTCCTGCTGGAGACAACCACAGTGGCACCACATCGGTCCCAGGTAAGCCAGAAACTAGGGTCATCTACAGCAGCACTGATGGTCCCTTGGGGCCATTTGTGGGCAGGAATGACGGCAAGGCAGGTGACCCAATGGTGAGCAGCAGCGATGAGGCCTGGTTAGATGGCTACCCTGTGACCGATGGGGCTtggaggaagacagaggcagaagaggaggaagagaaggacgAGGGCAATCGATCAGTAGGGCTGGAAGAAACCGTCCTAGTTACACCCAATCAGCCTGCTCTTGTGGAAGTTAAGAAGCCCAGGAGTACCACCCTCACACTCAATGAGGACACAACCAACCGTTCAGTTCTTCCAACTCAAACTCTAGATGTAGAAGCTTTGGCTCTCAGACCCATGAGTGTGTCTGAAACTGAGAGTCCCAGCAAGGGGGATGGTGACTTGACCAGGGACCAGTCAACTGTTCCTTGGAGATATGCCACAGAGAAGCCTCCCATGTCCACCCTACCCTATGAGCTCACCAGCTCTATCCTGGAGACGGTGACAACCGCCATCCACAAGACGTCGAACCTCATTCCCTCAACTGTCACGGCGGCCACCCGGACTCCAGTGGAAATCACTGCCCCTGAGGTCCAGGATACCTTTCCATACCTGCTGTCTGAGGACTTCCTGGGACAGGAAGTCCCCGGCCCAGGTGCAAGCGAGGAGCTTCTTCCAACCTTGGAGTCCTGCGTAGGGGATAAGTGTCGCAGCCTCAGCAGAGGCCCCATCATTGCCACCATTGTCACGGTCCTGTGCCTGCTGCTGTTCCTGGCAGGCATGGGGGCCGTGTGGGGTTACCGCAGGTGCCGGCACAAGAGCTCCGTGTACAAGCTGAATGTTGGCCAGCGGCAGGTTGGTCACTACCACCAGCAGATTGAGATGGAGAAGGTCTAG